In one window of Mercurialis annua linkage group LG4, ddMerAnnu1.2, whole genome shotgun sequence DNA:
- the LOC126677510 gene encoding TSL-kinase interacting protein 1 isoform X1, with protein sequence MEMESQVSLDPKVAYYGENTSIQLGDRSITSLIADYMEPQQPVKKPTRQWAAWTREEEESFFTALRQVGKNFEKITRRVQSKNKDQVRHYYYRLVRRMNKLLGPGLCLDAKNSKDTNAAMLRWWSLLEKYSCKASKLHLKPRRFKIFIEALENQLLKDRKKIVKKRPLQLENVPPAPITLNNQNRGPGQETRTVKLVLMDTQNLQRLGAGKGSLKRSMNISVIRGSRGESAALKPARQRRKQGAVSSAAYKKWEKAAIAGVSLVADAAEHLERETTDKDVEHDQVMADQRVSGPVEKGLPPLSAFSQNHYAESNAYTNMKLKLQLFPIDDGTRRALEMDNHNPHLELTLSTRKKISSVLEHLNRKWGNSSVASGGPILFPYNVQRKNIISCQRWTLDSIVSAADVYTSIGSPPVFRLRYGWFSDNELAPVELQAPTPSGNPMDLENGNRKIMNCRSKSGMSTDDLSEKGKGQAATVNKNHASTPSSTDILNEISGRTATGHRYGLIELSDPAANASLHEKEIGERLNKKQLDNADDPRVRHGAALSASEWADSLTDISVGDLLSDVSHDINPNSTELSIAERDQCLQQMPFSCDSFDAAIAAHMLRHQNNIFPSAEASHISSIWDAEETCDAFIFQKNHGLCQEIPTSAGGVSLDVGKPSNSVTSLSFVEELADGEGAVDYSGGDPMDESSPDPQFLDNSAKDFTELTDIYWPESLGPLDLDLPSSKYHNDELNLSHSLSGLNRLIASSLDAFQNCSFLGQEKKDTAVEARESCSFSDFKIGTGS encoded by the exons ATGGAGATGGAGTCACAGGTCTCATTGGATCCAAAGGTAGCTTATTATGGAGAGAATACTTCAATTCAGCTTGGGGATCGTAGCATAACATCACTGATAGCAGATTACATGGAGCCGCAACAGCCAG TGAAGAAGCCAACTCGGCAATGGGCTGCTTGGACACGCGAAGAGGAGGAAAGTTTTTTCACAGCTTTACGACAAGTCGGCAAA AACTTTGAGAAGATAACTCGTCGTGTCCAAAGCAAAAATAAGGATCAG GTCAGGCATTACTACTATCGTCTTGTGAGGCGTATGAACAAGCTGCTGGGTCCAGGATTATGTCTGGATGCCAAGAACTCCAAAGATACTAATGCGGCAATGCTTCGTTG GTGGTCTTTATTGGAAAAGTACAGTTGTAAAGCTTCAAAGCTTCACCTGAAGCCACGGAGGTTTAAGATATTTATTGAAGCACTG GAAAACCAACTATTAAAAGATCGTAAGAAGATTGTAAAAAAAAGGCCTTTGCAATTGGAAAATGTTCCTCCAGCTCCAATTActctaaataatcaaaatagaGGACCAGGACAGGAAACCCGAACTGTTAAGTTGGTTCTCATGGATACTCAAAACTTGCAAAGATTAGGAGCAGGAAAGGGCTCTTTAAAACGCAGTATGAATATAAGTGTTATCCGTGGAAGCAGAGGAGAATCAGCTGCCTTAAAACCTGCAAGGCAAAGACGGAAACAAg GTGCTGTCTCATCAGCTGCTTATAAAAAATGGGAAAAGGCAGCAATTGCTGGTGTTTCTTTGGTTGCTGATGCTGCTGAGCATTTGGAGAGGGAAACTACTGATAAAGATGTTGAACATGATCAGGTTATGGCAG ATCAGAGGGTTTCTGGCCCTGTTGAAAAAGGTCTGCCCCCTTTGTCCGCTTTCTCACAAAACCATTATGCCGAGAGCAATGCTTATACTAACATGAAACTCAAGCTCCAGTTGTTCCCAATTGATGATGGCACTCGAAGAGCCTTAGAAATG GATAATCATAACCCACACCTGGAGCTTACTCTCAGTACTCGAAAAAAGATATCATCTGTGTTGGAACACCTGAACCGGAAATGGGGCAATTCAAGTGTAGCATCTGGAGGGCCAATCCTTTTTCCTTACAATGTtcaacgaaaaaatattatcagtTGTCAGAGATGGACTCTAGACTCCATTGTCAGTGCAGCAGATGTATACACCTCAATTGGAAGCCCTCCAGTTTTCCGCCTGAG GTATGGCTGGTTTTCCGACAATGAATTGGCACCTGTTGAATTGCAAGCACCCACTCCAAGTGGGAATCCTATGGACTTGGAAAATGGTAACAGGAAGATTATGAATTGTAGATCCAAGTCTGGGATGTCTACTGATGATCTTTCTGAGAAAGGTAAGGGTCAGGCAGCTACAGTTAACAAGAACCATGCTTCTACACCCTCTTCCACAGATATCCTCAATGAGATTAGTGGACGTACAGCCACAGGACATAGATATGGATTGATTGAATTGTCTGATCCCGCAGCAAATGCATCATTGCATGAAAAGGAGATTGGTGAGAGGTTGAATAAGAAACAATTGGATAATGCA GATGACCCAAGAGTGAGGCATGGTGCTGCGCTGTCTGCCAGTGAATGGGCCGACAGCCTCACCGACATTAGTGTTGGAGATCTTCTGTCTGATGTGTCTCATGATATTAACCCTAATTCTACTGAACTCTCCATTGCTGAGAGAGACCAATGTCTTCAGCAGATGCCATTTAGCTGTGATTCATTTGATGCTGCTATTGCTGCTCATATGTTAAGACATCAAAACAATATATTTCCATCCGCAGAAGCATCCCACATATCTTCAATCTGGGATGCTGAAGAAACATGTGATGCCTTCATATTTCAGAAGAATCACGGTCTGTGCCAGGAGATTCCTACTTCAGCTGGCGGTGTCTCTTTAGATGTTGGAAAACCGTCAAACTCAGTAACTTCTTTGTCCTTTGTTGAG GAATTAGCTGATGGAGAAGGGGCTGTGGACTATTCTGGCGGAGACCCTATGGATGAAAGTTCACCTGATCCGCAATTTTTAGACAACTCGGCTAAAGATTTTACTGAGCTAACAGATATCTACTGG CCAGAATCCTTAGGACCGTTAGATCTGGATTTACCATCTTCTAAATACCATAATGATGAGCTCAATCTAAGCCATAGCCTTAGTGGCTTGAATCGTCTAATAGCCAGCAGCTTGGATGCTTTTCAAAATTGCTCCTTTCTCGGGCAAGAAAAGAAGGATACAGCAGTAGAAGCTCGCGAAAGTTGCTCgttttcagattttaaaattGGTACCGGGTCTTGA
- the LOC126677510 gene encoding TSL-kinase interacting protein 1 isoform X2, which yields MEMESQVSLDPKVAYYGENTSIQLGDRSITSLIADYMEPQQPVKKPTRQWAAWTREEEESFFTALRQVGKNFEKITRRVQSKNKDQVRHYYYRLVRRMNKLLGPGLCLDAKNSKDTNAAMLRWWSLLEKYSCKASKLHLKPRRFKIFIEALENQLLKDRKKIVKKRPLQLENVPPAPITLNNQNRGPGQETRTVKLVLMDTQNLQRLGAGKGSLKRSMNISVIRGSRGESAALKPARQRRKQGAVSSAAYKKWEKAAIAGVSLVADAAEHLERETTDKDVEHDQVMADQRVSGPVEKGLPPLSAFSQNHYAESNAYTNMKLKLQLFPIDDGTRRALEMDNHNPHLELTLSTRKKISSVLEHLNRKWGNSSVASGGPILFPYNVQRKNIISCQRWTLDSIVSAADVYTSIGSPPVFRLRYGWFSDNELAPVELQAPTPSGNPMDLENGNRKIMNCRSKSGMSTDDLSEKANASLHEKEIGERLNKKQLDNADDPRVRHGAALSASEWADSLTDISVGDLLSDVSHDINPNSTELSIAERDQCLQQMPFSCDSFDAAIAAHMLRHQNNIFPSAEASHISSIWDAEETCDAFIFQKNHGLCQEIPTSAGGVSLDVGKPSNSVTSLSFVEELADGEGAVDYSGGDPMDESSPDPQFLDNSAKDFTELTDIYWPESLGPLDLDLPSSKYHNDELNLSHSLSGLNRLIASSLDAFQNCSFLGQEKKDTAVEARESCSFSDFKIGTGS from the exons ATGGAGATGGAGTCACAGGTCTCATTGGATCCAAAGGTAGCTTATTATGGAGAGAATACTTCAATTCAGCTTGGGGATCGTAGCATAACATCACTGATAGCAGATTACATGGAGCCGCAACAGCCAG TGAAGAAGCCAACTCGGCAATGGGCTGCTTGGACACGCGAAGAGGAGGAAAGTTTTTTCACAGCTTTACGACAAGTCGGCAAA AACTTTGAGAAGATAACTCGTCGTGTCCAAAGCAAAAATAAGGATCAG GTCAGGCATTACTACTATCGTCTTGTGAGGCGTATGAACAAGCTGCTGGGTCCAGGATTATGTCTGGATGCCAAGAACTCCAAAGATACTAATGCGGCAATGCTTCGTTG GTGGTCTTTATTGGAAAAGTACAGTTGTAAAGCTTCAAAGCTTCACCTGAAGCCACGGAGGTTTAAGATATTTATTGAAGCACTG GAAAACCAACTATTAAAAGATCGTAAGAAGATTGTAAAAAAAAGGCCTTTGCAATTGGAAAATGTTCCTCCAGCTCCAATTActctaaataatcaaaatagaGGACCAGGACAGGAAACCCGAACTGTTAAGTTGGTTCTCATGGATACTCAAAACTTGCAAAGATTAGGAGCAGGAAAGGGCTCTTTAAAACGCAGTATGAATATAAGTGTTATCCGTGGAAGCAGAGGAGAATCAGCTGCCTTAAAACCTGCAAGGCAAAGACGGAAACAAg GTGCTGTCTCATCAGCTGCTTATAAAAAATGGGAAAAGGCAGCAATTGCTGGTGTTTCTTTGGTTGCTGATGCTGCTGAGCATTTGGAGAGGGAAACTACTGATAAAGATGTTGAACATGATCAGGTTATGGCAG ATCAGAGGGTTTCTGGCCCTGTTGAAAAAGGTCTGCCCCCTTTGTCCGCTTTCTCACAAAACCATTATGCCGAGAGCAATGCTTATACTAACATGAAACTCAAGCTCCAGTTGTTCCCAATTGATGATGGCACTCGAAGAGCCTTAGAAATG GATAATCATAACCCACACCTGGAGCTTACTCTCAGTACTCGAAAAAAGATATCATCTGTGTTGGAACACCTGAACCGGAAATGGGGCAATTCAAGTGTAGCATCTGGAGGGCCAATCCTTTTTCCTTACAATGTtcaacgaaaaaatattatcagtTGTCAGAGATGGACTCTAGACTCCATTGTCAGTGCAGCAGATGTATACACCTCAATTGGAAGCCCTCCAGTTTTCCGCCTGAG GTATGGCTGGTTTTCCGACAATGAATTGGCACCTGTTGAATTGCAAGCACCCACTCCAAGTGGGAATCCTATGGACTTGGAAAATGGTAACAGGAAGATTATGAATTGTAGATCCAAGTCTGGGATGTCTACTGATGATCTTTCTGAGAAAG CAAATGCATCATTGCATGAAAAGGAGATTGGTGAGAGGTTGAATAAGAAACAATTGGATAATGCA GATGACCCAAGAGTGAGGCATGGTGCTGCGCTGTCTGCCAGTGAATGGGCCGACAGCCTCACCGACATTAGTGTTGGAGATCTTCTGTCTGATGTGTCTCATGATATTAACCCTAATTCTACTGAACTCTCCATTGCTGAGAGAGACCAATGTCTTCAGCAGATGCCATTTAGCTGTGATTCATTTGATGCTGCTATTGCTGCTCATATGTTAAGACATCAAAACAATATATTTCCATCCGCAGAAGCATCCCACATATCTTCAATCTGGGATGCTGAAGAAACATGTGATGCCTTCATATTTCAGAAGAATCACGGTCTGTGCCAGGAGATTCCTACTTCAGCTGGCGGTGTCTCTTTAGATGTTGGAAAACCGTCAAACTCAGTAACTTCTTTGTCCTTTGTTGAG GAATTAGCTGATGGAGAAGGGGCTGTGGACTATTCTGGCGGAGACCCTATGGATGAAAGTTCACCTGATCCGCAATTTTTAGACAACTCGGCTAAAGATTTTACTGAGCTAACAGATATCTACTGG CCAGAATCCTTAGGACCGTTAGATCTGGATTTACCATCTTCTAAATACCATAATGATGAGCTCAATCTAAGCCATAGCCTTAGTGGCTTGAATCGTCTAATAGCCAGCAGCTTGGATGCTTTTCAAAATTGCTCCTTTCTCGGGCAAGAAAAGAAGGATACAGCAGTAGAAGCTCGCGAAAGTTGCTCgttttcagattttaaaattGGTACCGGGTCTTGA